The proteins below are encoded in one region of Amycolatopsis magusensis:
- the panD gene encoding aspartate 1-decarboxylase, giving the protein MYRTMLKSKIHRATVTQADLHYVGSLTVDEDLMEAADLLPGEQVCIVDVTNGARLETYVITGERGSGIIGINGAAAHLVHPGDLVIIISYAQLDNAEAAAYDPRVVFVDADNRVLVKGSDPAEVPDGSGLLNGSLPVIQQDMDPAGFPVAETVDAARLDALLQEQSER; this is encoded by the coding sequence ATGTACCGCACGATGCTGAAGTCCAAGATCCACCGGGCCACGGTCACCCAGGCGGACCTGCACTACGTGGGCTCGCTCACGGTCGACGAGGACCTGATGGAGGCGGCGGACCTGCTGCCGGGCGAGCAGGTCTGCATCGTCGACGTGACCAACGGCGCGCGGCTGGAAACCTACGTGATCACCGGCGAGCGCGGCAGCGGCATCATCGGCATCAACGGCGCCGCCGCACACCTGGTGCACCCGGGTGACCTGGTCATCATCATCTCCTACGCGCAGCTCGACAACGCCGAAGCCGCCGCGTACGACCCGCGGGTGGTCTTCGTCGACGCCGACAACCGCGTGCTGGTCAAGGGCAGCGACCCGGCCGAGGTGCCGGACGGTTCCGGCCTGCTCAACGGCTCGCTGCCGGTGATCCAGCAGGACATGGACCCGGCCGGTTTCCCGGTCGCCGAGACGGTCGACGCCGCGCGTCTCGACGCGCTGCTGCAGGAACAGTCCGAACGCTGA
- the panC gene encoding pantoate--beta-alanine ligase, which yields MTTPKTAPKFTRGGLNSYHRAADLRRVTTALRRVGHQVALVPTMGALHAGHRELLRRAKRLPNTVVGASIFVNPLQFGADEDFDAYPRPLERDLEVLAEARAEFAFTPVAADLYGENAQVTVHPGPLGDELEGASRPGHFAGVLTVVAKLFHIVRPDYAFFGEKDYQQLVLIKKMVADLDFETRVIGVPTVREADGMALSSRNAYLSGTDRTDAVVLSQALTAGAHAGREGAEAVLAAARATLAAVPQVDVDYLELRGNDLGPAPVDGEARLLIAARVGRTRLIDNVSVLLGAAAEHGMPTGE from the coding sequence ATGACCACACCGAAAACCGCGCCGAAGTTCACCAGGGGCGGGCTGAACAGCTACCACCGCGCCGCCGACCTGCGCCGGGTCACCACGGCTCTGCGCCGGGTGGGTCACCAGGTGGCGCTGGTGCCGACCATGGGCGCGCTGCACGCCGGGCACCGGGAGCTGCTGCGCCGGGCGAAGCGGCTGCCGAACACCGTGGTCGGCGCCTCGATCTTCGTCAACCCGCTGCAGTTCGGCGCGGACGAGGACTTCGACGCCTACCCGCGGCCGCTGGAGCGCGACCTGGAGGTGCTGGCCGAGGCCAGGGCGGAGTTCGCCTTCACCCCGGTCGCCGCCGACCTCTACGGCGAGAACGCCCAGGTGACGGTCCACCCCGGACCGCTCGGGGACGAACTGGAGGGCGCCTCGCGGCCAGGGCATTTCGCCGGGGTGCTCACGGTGGTGGCGAAACTGTTCCACATCGTCCGCCCGGACTACGCGTTCTTCGGCGAAAAGGATTACCAGCAATTGGTCCTGATCAAGAAGATGGTCGCGGACCTCGATTTCGAGACCAGGGTGATCGGTGTTCCCACGGTGCGGGAAGCCGACGGGATGGCCCTGTCCTCGCGTAACGCCTATCTTTCCGGCACCGACCGGACGGACGCGGTGGTGCTGTCCCAGGCGCTGACCGCGGGGGCGCACGCCGGCCGCGAAGGCGCGGAGGCGGTGCTGGCCGCGGCTCGTGCCACGCTGGCCGCCGTCCCGCAGGTCGACGTCGACTATCTGGAACTTCGCGGGAACGATCTCGGCCCGGCCCCCGTCGATGGGGAAGCACGGTTGCTGATCGCCGCACGCGTGGGCCGCACGCGCTTGATCGACAACGTATCCGTCCTGCTCGGCGCGGCCGCCGAGCACGGCATGCCAACCGGGGAGTAG
- a CDS encoding Rossmann-like and DUF2520 domain-containing protein, giving the protein MDRPARLAVGVVSAGRVGSVLGAALTRAGHTVIAASGLSAASVRRAERLLPGVPLRPPDEVVRSADLVLLALPDDALAGMVRGLVATDSLRPGQILVHTSGAHGVEILAPAAEVGALPLALHPVMTFTGREEDIERMAHCCVGVTAATGDDAAWNVGEALVMEMGGEPVRIPEPARPLYHAALAHGANHLVTLIADCAELLRGAGIADAERVLGPLLSAALDNVLRQGDRALTGPVARGDAGTVRAHLDVLAERAPGMSASYTALARRTAARAAGAGLLATDTAAELTGLLDDHARGADS; this is encoded by the coding sequence ATGGATCGTCCGGCCAGACTCGCCGTCGGCGTGGTTTCGGCCGGTCGCGTCGGCAGCGTGCTCGGGGCCGCGCTGACCAGGGCCGGGCACACCGTGATCGCCGCCTCCGGACTTTCGGCCGCTTCGGTCCGCCGGGCCGAACGCCTGCTGCCCGGGGTGCCGCTGCGGCCGCCGGACGAGGTGGTGCGCAGCGCCGACCTGGTGCTGCTGGCGCTGCCGGACGACGCGCTGGCCGGCATGGTCCGCGGCCTGGTGGCCACCGATTCCCTGCGCCCCGGCCAGATCCTGGTGCACACCTCGGGCGCGCACGGGGTGGAGATCCTGGCCCCGGCGGCCGAGGTCGGCGCGCTGCCGCTCGCGCTGCACCCGGTGATGACCTTCACCGGCCGCGAAGAGGACATCGAGCGGATGGCGCACTGCTGCGTCGGCGTGACCGCCGCCACCGGTGACGACGCGGCGTGGAACGTCGGCGAGGCGCTGGTGATGGAAATGGGCGGGGAGCCGGTGCGCATCCCCGAACCCGCCCGCCCGCTCTACCACGCCGCGCTGGCGCACGGCGCGAACCACCTGGTCACGCTGATCGCCGACTGCGCGGAGCTGCTGCGCGGCGCCGGGATCGCCGACGCCGAGCGGGTCCTCGGACCGCTGCTCTCCGCGGCATTGGACAATGTGCTCCGTCAGGGCGATCGCGCGCTGACCGGTCCGGTGGCCAGGGGTGACGCCGGGACCGTTCGGGCGCACCTGGACGTGCTGGCCGAACGCGCGCCCGGCATGTCGGCTTCCTACACCGCGCTGGCCCGCCGCACGGCGGCCCGCGCGGCGGGAGCCGGCCTGCTGGCCACGGACACCGCGGCCGAACTGACCGGCCTGCTCGACGACCACGCCCGAGGGGCTGATTCCTGA
- a CDS encoding PrsW family intramembrane metalloprotease: protein MLLPVLGLILLALCGLVLFGVLTSRVGVLAVVIGVVAALVPVGVVTAVFLWVDRWEPEPAKLLLVTFAWGAFVATATALLINNTAETVGDLLLGSGNGSTFSAVVSAPLVEEAAKSAIVFLVLLRRRKEFDGVVDGIVYAGFSAAGFAFTENIYYFGRAFAENGFGDGSHAGVLAAFILRGVLSPFTHPLFAVFTGLGIGLAARSVSRPVRVLAPLGGYLAAVALHALWNGAATLGGAEAFLNIYFLIMVPMFIGVAMLVVWHRRREQRIVAAELPAMATTRWIAPSEVDLLASLPGRRKWRRQAAKESGRAAGRAVGTYQSAVTELAFLRRAMATGTAPPDAESHHGELVATLRSARAEAVRLSKRSRPSRGSRTG, encoded by the coding sequence GTGCTGCTCCCGGTGCTGGGGCTGATCCTGCTGGCCCTGTGCGGCCTGGTCCTGTTCGGCGTGCTGACCTCGCGGGTCGGCGTGCTCGCCGTGGTGATCGGCGTGGTGGCCGCGCTGGTCCCGGTCGGGGTGGTCACCGCCGTCTTCCTCTGGGTGGACCGCTGGGAGCCCGAACCGGCCAAGCTGCTGCTGGTCACCTTCGCCTGGGGTGCCTTCGTCGCCACGGCCACCGCGCTGCTGATCAACAACACCGCGGAGACCGTCGGCGACCTGCTGCTCGGCAGCGGCAACGGCAGCACGTTCAGCGCCGTGGTGTCCGCGCCACTGGTCGAGGAGGCGGCCAAGTCGGCCATCGTGTTCCTGGTGCTCCTGCGGCGCCGCAAGGAGTTCGACGGCGTGGTGGACGGCATCGTCTACGCCGGGTTCTCCGCGGCCGGGTTCGCCTTCACCGAGAACATCTACTACTTCGGCCGGGCGTTCGCGGAGAACGGCTTCGGCGACGGCTCGCACGCGGGTGTGCTCGCCGCGTTCATCCTCCGCGGTGTCCTCTCGCCGTTTACGCACCCGCTGTTCGCCGTGTTCACCGGGCTCGGCATCGGGCTGGCCGCGCGCTCGGTGAGCCGTCCGGTGCGGGTGCTGGCGCCGCTCGGCGGTTACCTGGCCGCGGTCGCCCTGCACGCGCTGTGGAACGGCGCGGCCACCCTCGGCGGGGCCGAGGCCTTCCTCAACATCTACTTCCTGATCATGGTCCCGATGTTCATCGGGGTGGCCATGCTGGTGGTCTGGCACCGGCGGCGCGAACAGCGGATCGTGGCCGCCGAACTGCCCGCGATGGCCACCACGCGCTGGATCGCACCGTCCGAAGTGGACCTGCTGGCCAGCCTGCCGGGACGGCGGAAGTGGCGGCGGCAGGCGGCGAAGGAGTCGGGCCGGGCCGCGGGCCGCGCGGTCGGCACCTACCAGTCGGCGGTGACCGAACTGGCCTTCCTGCGCCGGGCGATGGCCACCGGGACGGCACCGCCGGACGCGGAGAGCCACCACGGGGAACTGGTCGCCACGCTGCGCTCGGCGAGGGCCGAAGCGGTCCGGTTGTCCAAGCGGAGCAGGCCTTCGCGGGGGAGCCGGACCGGGTGA
- a CDS encoding DUF6779 domain-containing protein: protein MTGVGDDSRGRRSGRPWLVVGFALAVAATAALVLAQDLRWLRLGIIAALWAALIGAFIAAKYRKQVTTTEDEVAQAQAVYELELEREIAARREFELELEAESRERAQEDSREELDALRSEVIALRESLQSLFGGEVLFEQVALTAQATRMRSLSEDQRLVQASGSVSKPAQIGSGKQSVDPDTGDRPTELIERVIERKVVTHPERRRRIIDAETVQKPGESSQSLPNVLNPPSAQQQHHQPQPHQHQPQPQRRQEPPEDAGPPTRRVRPADTVGSAAARASKAAGEARAETARRQAKQAELDNAASTKRRTPPPPQPEERRPRREDMTRPGITPPRPAAKPQPARAPEPVKPKQPAPKPAAARAEPADRYLPTGRPTEISKEFDLDWAAEPTWESGRRNGAPAARGNGTSRNGAPPPRTGGRRRAEHTGEYEAVRPEPAQPKQPEPKHEPARGAHRPQEAAAQQNPPVRAVQGESRPGGRRRRSEEEGYQSSANLPLPKPAAKAEPAQPVNGGGRRRRAEGEPPSWERLAEAAPANGSRHSGGQSGGHSAGHSKAEEEKPEGTHAAGRSVNELLAAHGAGGTTPRRRRRAED, encoded by the coding sequence ATGACTGGCGTGGGTGACGACTCGCGCGGCCGCCGTTCGGGCAGGCCGTGGCTCGTAGTCGGCTTTGCCCTCGCGGTCGCCGCGACTGCCGCTCTCGTGCTCGCCCAGGACCTCCGCTGGCTGCGGCTGGGCATCATCGCCGCCCTCTGGGCCGCGTTGATCGGTGCCTTCATCGCCGCCAAGTACCGCAAGCAGGTGACGACCACCGAGGACGAGGTCGCACAGGCGCAGGCGGTCTACGAGCTGGAGCTGGAACGGGAGATCGCCGCGCGCCGCGAGTTCGAGCTGGAGCTCGAGGCGGAAAGCCGTGAACGGGCGCAGGAGGATTCGCGCGAAGAGCTCGACGCGCTGCGGTCCGAGGTGATCGCGCTGCGGGAGAGCCTGCAGTCGCTGTTCGGCGGCGAGGTGCTGTTCGAACAGGTCGCGCTGACCGCGCAGGCCACCAGGATGCGCTCGCTCAGCGAGGACCAGCGGCTGGTGCAGGCCTCCGGCTCGGTGTCGAAGCCGGCGCAGATCGGTTCCGGCAAGCAGTCGGTCGATCCGGACACCGGTGACCGGCCGACCGAGCTGATCGAGCGGGTGATCGAGCGCAAGGTGGTCACCCACCCGGAGCGCCGCCGCCGGATCATCGACGCGGAGACCGTGCAGAAGCCGGGCGAAAGCTCGCAGAGCCTGCCGAACGTGCTCAACCCGCCGTCCGCGCAGCAGCAACACCACCAGCCCCAGCCGCACCAGCACCAGCCGCAGCCCCAGCGCCGTCAGGAACCGCCGGAGGACGCCGGCCCGCCGACCCGGCGGGTGCGCCCGGCGGACACCGTCGGCTCCGCCGCCGCGCGCGCCAGCAAGGCCGCGGGCGAGGCCAGGGCGGAGACCGCGCGCCGCCAGGCGAAGCAGGCCGAACTGGACAACGCCGCGTCGACGAAGCGTCGGACGCCGCCACCGCCGCAGCCGGAGGAACGCCGCCCGCGTCGCGAGGACATGACGCGCCCCGGCATCACCCCGCCGCGCCCGGCCGCCAAACCGCAACCGGCACGGGCCCCCGAGCCGGTCAAGCCGAAGCAACCGGCCCCGAAGCCCGCCGCCGCGCGTGCCGAACCGGCCGACCGCTACCTGCCCACCGGGCGCCCGACCGAGATCTCGAAGGAGTTCGACCTCGACTGGGCGGCCGAGCCGACGTGGGAGTCCGGTCGCCGCAACGGCGCCCCGGCCGCCCGCGGCAACGGCACCTCCCGCAACGGCGCCCCGCCGCCGCGCACGGGTGGCCGCCGCCGCGCCGAGCACACCGGTGAGTACGAAGCCGTCCGGCCGGAGCCCGCGCAGCCGAAGCAGCCGGAGCCGAAGCACGAGCCCGCCAGGGGCGCGCACCGGCCGCAGGAAGCCGCCGCCCAGCAGAACCCGCCGGTGCGGGCCGTCCAGGGCGAAAGCCGCCCGGGTGGCCGCCGCCGTCGGAGCGAGGAAGAGGGCTACCAGTCCTCGGCGAACCTGCCGCTGCCGAAGCCGGCCGCGAAGGCCGAACCCGCCCAGCCGGTCAACGGCGGCGGGCGCAGGCGGCGCGCCGAGGGTGAGCCGCCGTCCTGGGAGCGCCTCGCCGAGGCGGCCCCGGCCAACGGTTCCCGGCACTCCGGCGGGCAGTCCGGAGGCCACTCCGCCGGGCACTCGAAGGCCGAGGAAGAAAAGCCCGAAGGCACGCACGCCGCCGGCCGTTCGGTCAACGAACTGCTCGCCGCGCACGGTGCCGGTGGCACGACCCCGCGACGCCGGCGCCGAGCCGAAGACTGA
- a CDS encoding DUF3180 domain-containing protein → MHFTRPRELVLAGLIGLVLGFGLFELFYGELPRFPLLAGLPLLILAVIEVILGVTLRSRIRAGRVLDAIGIARAVALAKASSLLGSLMLGAWLGALAYLVPRGGELAAAADDTPGAAVGALCAAVLIGAALWLEHCCRAPEPRDPDHRGYPTG, encoded by the coding sequence ATGCACTTCACCAGGCCCCGCGAGCTCGTCCTCGCCGGGCTGATCGGCCTCGTCCTCGGCTTCGGCCTGTTCGAACTGTTCTACGGCGAGCTGCCACGGTTCCCCCTGCTCGCCGGGCTGCCGCTGCTGATCCTGGCCGTGATCGAGGTCATCCTCGGTGTCACGCTGCGTAGTCGCATCCGGGCCGGACGGGTGCTGGACGCCATCGGCATCGCCCGCGCGGTCGCGCTGGCGAAGGCGTCCTCACTGCTCGGCTCGCTCATGCTGGGTGCGTGGCTGGGCGCCTTGGCGTACCTTGTCCCGCGAGGCGGTGAACTCGCCGCCGCCGCTGATGACACGCCTGGCGCCGCGGTGGGGGCGCTCTGCGCGGCGGTGCTCATCGGCGCCGCGCTCTGGCTGGAGCACTGCTGCCGCGCGCCGGAACCGCGTGATCCCGATCATCGTGGGTACCCGACCGGTTAA
- a CDS encoding helix-turn-helix domain-containing protein, with translation MPSVPTAPTPRFTIGELARRTGLPVKTIRFYSDEGLLPPTGRTHAGYRLYDTQAMARLELVKTLRELGLGLPEVERALGGQTTVAALAAVHVDAIEEQIRRLKLRRSVLRAVAKRGSELEEVKLMNRLASMSDEERRRLIDEFWDEMIEGLNVNQEFYDRMRSAKPELPDDPTAEQLEAWIEFAELVGDPDFRALIRRLSETHSAARDAGESMAPADQPDYTALFSRANEALASGLAPDSPEGRAIADELFNASAGERDPDDMLYRREVLTRFGQGGDPRAERYWQLLGIINGWPPIPTQAPAVQWLTEAMRAAIS, from the coding sequence ATGCCTTCTGTGCCAACCGCGCCCACGCCCCGGTTCACCATCGGTGAGCTGGCCAGGCGCACCGGCCTGCCGGTGAAGACGATCCGGTTCTACTCCGACGAGGGCCTGCTGCCGCCGACCGGCCGCACCCACGCCGGGTACCGGCTCTACGACACGCAGGCGATGGCCCGGCTCGAACTGGTCAAGACCCTGCGCGAGCTGGGCCTGGGCCTGCCGGAGGTGGAACGCGCGCTGGGCGGGCAGACCACCGTCGCCGCGCTGGCCGCGGTGCACGTCGACGCGATCGAGGAGCAGATCCGGCGGCTCAAGCTGCGGCGATCGGTCCTGCGCGCGGTCGCGAAACGCGGTTCCGAACTGGAGGAAGTGAAACTGATGAACAGGCTGGCCTCGATGTCCGACGAAGAACGCAGGCGGCTGATCGACGAATTCTGGGACGAGATGATCGAAGGGCTCAACGTCAACCAGGAGTTCTACGACCGGATGCGCTCGGCGAAGCCCGAGCTGCCCGACGACCCGACGGCCGAGCAGCTCGAGGCGTGGATCGAGTTCGCCGAGCTCGTCGGCGACCCGGACTTCCGGGCGTTGATCCGCAGGCTGAGCGAGACCCATTCGGCGGCGCGCGACGCCGGGGAATCGATGGCGCCCGCAGACCAACCGGACTACACCGCCCTGTTCAGCCGGGCGAACGAGGCGCTGGCATCCGGCCTAGCGCCGGATTCGCCGGAAGGACGAGCCATTGCCGACGAACTGTTCAACGCCTCGGCGGGTGAGCGGGACCCGGACGACATGTTATATCGGCGTGAGGTTCTGACGCGATTCGGTCAAGGCGGTGATCCACGCGCCGAGCGGTACTGGCAGCTGCTCGGGATCATCAACGGCTGGCCGCCGATCCCCACCCAGGCACCCGCCGTGCAGTGGCTCACCGAGGCGATGCGGGCGGCGATCAGCTGA
- the folK gene encoding 2-amino-4-hydroxy-6-hydroxymethyldihydropteridine diphosphokinase: MSRAVLSLGSNLGDRLGFLASVVTALRPVAVSSVYETKPWGVEDQPDFLNAVCVVDDPARDHWAWLRAGQELERAAGRVREQRWGPRTLDVDVVTVDGVRSTDPELLLPHPGTPTRASVLIPWLEIEPDAVLPGHGPIAALLEALPEDERAGVVKTVATLESPK, from the coding sequence ATGAGCCGCGCGGTGCTCTCGCTCGGGTCGAACCTGGGGGACCGGCTGGGTTTCCTGGCTTCGGTGGTGACCGCGCTGCGGCCGGTGGCGGTGTCGAGCGTGTACGAGACCAAGCCGTGGGGCGTCGAGGACCAGCCGGACTTCCTGAACGCGGTCTGCGTGGTCGACGATCCGGCGCGCGACCACTGGGCCTGGCTGCGGGCCGGGCAGGAACTGGAGCGCGCGGCGGGCCGGGTGCGCGAACAGCGCTGGGGTCCGCGCACCCTGGACGTCGACGTGGTGACCGTCGACGGGGTGCGCTCGACGGACCCGGAACTGCTGCTCCCGCACCCGGGCACGCCGACCCGGGCGAGCGTGCTGATCCCGTGGCTGGAAATCGAGCCGGACGCCGTGCTGCCCGGCCACGGCCCGATCGCCGCACTGCTCGAAGCACTCCCGGAGGACGAACGCGCGGGCGTCGTCAAAACGGTCGCCACGCTGGAGTCCCCGAAGTAG
- the folB gene encoding dihydroneopterin aldolase, which produces MTDRITLTGLRVFGRHGVFEHEKRDGQEFVVDITVWLDLDEAAATDDLTKTLHYGELAQLAADIVAGEPYDLIESVGGRIADEVMKDSRLHAAEVTVHKPSAPIPLTFDDVAVTIRRSRRGPRG; this is translated from the coding sequence ATGACCGATCGGATCACGCTGACCGGGCTGCGGGTGTTCGGGCGCCACGGGGTGTTCGAGCACGAGAAGCGCGACGGGCAGGAGTTCGTCGTGGACATCACCGTGTGGCTGGACCTGGACGAGGCGGCCGCGACCGACGACCTGACCAAGACGTTGCACTACGGCGAACTGGCGCAGCTGGCCGCGGACATCGTCGCCGGGGAGCCGTACGACCTGATCGAGAGCGTCGGCGGCCGGATCGCCGACGAGGTGATGAAGGACTCGCGGCTGCACGCGGCCGAGGTGACCGTGCACAAGCCGTCGGCGCCGATCCCGCTCACCTTCGACGACGTGGCGGTGACGATCCGCCGGTCGCGACGAGGGCCGCGGGGATGA
- the folP gene encoding dihydropteroate synthase, producing MTWALPAPGRCAVMGVLNVTPDSFSDGGRYLDLDAALAHAREMWARGADVIDVGGESTRPGASRVDAPTETERVLPVIRALAEEGVVLSVDTTRAAVAAAAVDAGARIINDVSGGLADPDMAKVAAAAEVPWVLMHWRGHSREMTKLAVYTDVVAEVRAELSERVDAALAAGVAEDAIVLDPGLGFAKQAEHDWALLHDLDSLLSLGFPVLVGASRKRFLGRLLADDTGEPRPPAGREHATAAVSTLAAAAGAWGVRVHEVGATLDAVAVAAAWRRG from the coding sequence ATGACCTGGGCGCTGCCCGCGCCGGGGCGGTGCGCGGTGATGGGCGTGCTGAACGTCACGCCGGATTCGTTCTCCGACGGCGGCCGCTACCTCGACCTCGACGCCGCGCTCGCGCACGCCCGCGAGATGTGGGCGCGGGGCGCGGACGTGATCGACGTCGGCGGTGAGTCGACGCGTCCGGGTGCGTCCAGAGTGGACGCGCCGACCGAGACCGAGCGGGTGCTGCCGGTCATCCGCGCGCTCGCCGAGGAGGGCGTGGTGCTCTCCGTGGACACCACGCGGGCCGCGGTCGCGGCGGCGGCGGTGGACGCGGGCGCGCGGATCATCAACGACGTGTCGGGCGGGCTGGCCGATCCGGACATGGCGAAGGTCGCCGCGGCGGCCGAGGTGCCGTGGGTGCTGATGCACTGGCGCGGGCACAGCCGTGAGATGACGAAGCTGGCCGTCTACACCGACGTGGTCGCGGAAGTCCGGGCGGAACTGTCCGAACGGGTCGACGCCGCGCTGGCGGCCGGGGTCGCCGAAGACGCCATCGTGCTCGATCCGGGACTGGGCTTCGCGAAGCAGGCCGAGCACGACTGGGCACTGCTGCACGACCTGGATTCGTTGCTGTCACTGGGTTTCCCGGTGCTCGTCGGGGCTTCGCGCAAGCGGTTCCTCGGCCGGTTGCTGGCGGACGACACCGGCGAGCCGCGCCCGCCCGCCGGTCGGGAGCACGCCACCGCCGCGGTGTCCACACTGGCCGCCGCGGCCGGGGCGTGGGGGGTGCGCGTCCACGAGGTCGGCGCCACTTTGGACGCCGTGGCCGTCGCCGCGGCCTGGAGGCGGGGATGA
- the folE gene encoding GTP cyclohydrolase I FolE → MFDQDRAEKAVRELLLACGEDPDREGLKETPARVARAYHEMFAGLYSNPDQVLDRTFDESHEELVLVTDIPMYSTCEHHLVPFHGVAHVGYIPNCHGKVTGLSKLARLVDLYAKRPQVQERLTSQVADALDRKLEPRGVIVVVEAEHLCMAMRGIRKPGARTTTSAVRGILRTSPTTRAEALNLIKGRR, encoded by the coding sequence GTGTTCGATCAGGATCGTGCGGAGAAGGCCGTGCGCGAGCTGCTGCTCGCGTGCGGCGAGGACCCGGACCGCGAAGGACTGAAGGAGACGCCCGCGCGCGTGGCGCGGGCGTACCACGAGATGTTCGCCGGGCTGTACAGCAACCCGGATCAGGTGCTGGACCGCACCTTCGACGAAAGTCACGAGGAGCTGGTCCTGGTCACCGACATCCCGATGTACAGCACCTGCGAGCACCACCTCGTGCCGTTCCACGGGGTGGCGCACGTGGGCTACATCCCGAACTGCCACGGCAAGGTGACCGGGCTGTCGAAGCTGGCCCGCCTGGTCGACCTGTACGCCAAGCGCCCGCAGGTGCAGGAGCGGCTGACCTCGCAGGTCGCCGACGCGCTGGACCGCAAGCTCGAGCCGCGCGGGGTGATCGTGGTGGTCGAGGCCGAGCACCTGTGCATGGCGATGCGCGGCATCCGCAAGCCGGGTGCGCGCACCACCACCTCGGCGGTCCGCGGGATCCTGCGGACCTCGCCGACCACCCGTGCCGAGGCGCTGAACCTCATCAAAGGCCGTCGATGA